The following proteins are co-located in the Calliphora vicina chromosome 2, idCalVici1.1, whole genome shotgun sequence genome:
- the LOC135952214 gene encoding GRIP and coiled-coil domain-containing protein 2 yields MDPLQSLQIEDNTNKSNVLVVNSENGEVCIQLEGSHTTSTETEAANFKEKKNVKFEDETKEQQLKEEIDNSDYGEGNCRNIPSFDTQKEPKEVRITKEEYPMATEGNNVTNKEAKQSETKLEVCTEIEPAERSPSQSAAAESVANSKDLDKPPLEQHETKEAANENMEISLRFKQIMEMFDNFTKNLETLDLTSSQKPTATSSNEILCSKAKRKRPKSLLMKREQNLEEPQKHKSRYEEYFKEEHGKEDRQDLQPTKEPRSVSSSASSNELTARNRFEEYLKQQEMELISMEIDIQKRTENLKVRSISTATSNFELKTLGCQTVPHDHISLNDFSLMEVSSLSSRCEQPNSLNNYAQPENACLSANFPQQDNDKKPLIDSKHQNLPLIPPIITQEPSTAPAFNIITIEANATPSATELRRAPLCQRLWSVICDFCAATFLCLQVNRDCIFCLGFFAAFVVSASFLTAFFYHTLSVSPSLWQTPDNMRL; encoded by the exons atgGATCCTTTACAATCCTTACAAATTGAAGATAATACCAATAAAAGTAATGTCCTGGTAGTTAACAGTGAAAACGGCGAAGTTTGCATACAACTGGAGGGCAGTCATACCACATCAACAGAAACTGAGGCTGCAAATTTCaaggaaaagaaaaatgttaaatttgaaGATGAAACTAAAGAACAACAGCTGAAGGAGGAGATAGACAACTCAGATTATGGAGAAGGAAATTGTAGGAATATTCCAAGTTTTGATACCCAAAAAGAACCAAAAGAGGTTAGGATTACAAAAGAGGAATATCCAATGGCTACAGAAGGAAATAATGTAACAAATAAGGAGGCTAAACAATCGGAGACTAAGTTAGAAGTTTGCACTGAAATAGAGCCAGCAGAAAGAAGTCCTTCGCAGTCGGCAGCTGCTGAAAGTGTTGCAAACTCTAAGGACTTGGATAAACCTCCTTTAGAACAACATGAAACCAAAGAAGCTGcaaatgaaaatatggaaatttctttacgtttcaaacaaattatggaaatgtttgataattttaccaaaaatttagaAACTTTGGATTTAACATCATCACAGAAACCAACAGCAACATCATCTAATGAAATTCTATGCAGCAAAGCAAAAAGAAAACGTCCCAAGAGTCTGCTAAtgaaaagggaacaaaatttgGAAGAACCTCAGAAACATAAAAGTCGCTATGAGGAATATTTTAAGGAGGAGCATGGGAAAGAAG ACCGCCAGGATCTTCAGCCAACCAAGGAGCCACGTTCTGTTTCCAGCAGCGCCAGTAGTAACGAATTAACAGCTCGCAATCGCTTCGAAGAATACTTAAAGCAACAGGAAATGGAATTAATTTCAATGGAAATTGACATTCAAAAGA gAACAGAAAACCTCAAAGTACGCTCAATTTCCACTGCTACCAGTAATTTCGAGCTAAAAACTCTAGGCTGCCAAACTGTGCCACACGATCACATCAGTTTAAACGACTTTAGTCTAATGGAAGTCTCCTCCCTAAGCAGCAGATGTGAACAACCAAATTCTCTAAATAATTATGCCCAGCCTGAAAATGCCTGTCTTTCTGCTAACTTCCCACAACAGGACAACGACAAGAAACCCTTAATTGACAGTAAACACCAAAATCTTCCCTTGATACCCCCTATAATAACCCAGGAGCCCTCAACAGCCCCAGCCTTTAACATCATTACTATAGAGGCCAATGCTACGCCCTCTGCCACGGAATTGAGACGTGCTCCTTTGTGCCAACGCTTATGGTCTGTGATTTGTGACTTTTGTGCGGCCACCTTTTTGTGTTTGCAGGTTAATAGGGATTGTATATTTTGTTTGGGTTTCTTTGCGGCATTTGTTGTGAGTGCTTCTTTTTTGACAGCTTTCTTTTATCATACTCTCAGCGTAAGTCCATCACTGTGGCAGACGCCAGATAATATGAGGCTATAA
- the LOC135950895 gene encoding uncharacterized protein LOC135950895: protein MAGITNTTSMIGKDDQKAIDLLEKHTKQISNGHYETALLWRYNNVKLPQSFDMAKKRLLCLEKSLKNNRELFDIFKKTITEYLNKGYITKVKQNYNDEKIDQNVWYLPIFPVFNKNKPNKTRIVWDAAAKSNGVSLNNFLLKGPDMLASLPSILFRFRQRKVAVCGDIEQMFHQIFIRKEDRNVQRFLWRSCDENKEPDVYIMNVLIFGASCAPCISQYVKNLNASKFENKYPEAAAAIKDNHYVDDFLASTDSIEEASKLAKDVRYIHSQAGFNIRNWCSNSNIVLQDLNSKKSTNNICLNISDGLDTEKVLGVFWVPVDDMITFKLSLSILNSDIFLGKKQPTKREVLRILMSIYDPLGLIGNVLMYLKIVLQEVWRSGVEWDEPILEEQHIKWKNWITFLPQLNKINIPRCYLQELPNYNNIDVQLHTFVDASENGYAAVSYFRIFNGNKVVVSLIGSKTRVAPLKVVSIPRLELMAAVIGARFANTIIQNHSVNINRKVFWSDSQTVLSWIRSDHRKYHQFVAVRISEILDNSEINEWLWISGKNNVADEATKWAKKPDISDSSRWINGPEFLKFPENKWQFKITNLLQTELELKQHSLLIQSEELFINVERFSRWCRVLRTTAFVIRFCNRLKTKQIAGNDAELTQDELFKAELILLKQAQQQTFCNEIKCIQQNKNLPKTSFLYKLSPFIDNTGVLRVAGRIENADIPEEFKHPAILPKYCRITKLLILHYHNIYHHINHETVVNEIRQRYYIPKLRVVCKLVVRQCQMCKVKNVLPVFPQMAKLPRARLGAFQSPFTFTGLDFFGPLYVTVNRHKEKRYGALFTCLTIRAVHIEIVHTLNTSSCIMAIRNFTARRGQPREFFSDNGTNFVGADRELQEAFKEVNKNELVRNFTNSITKWNFNPPSAPHMGGAWERLVRSVKTVLYKIKHERCPCDETLKSMMAEVETIINSRPLTYVPVESENGEAITPNHFLLGSSNGIKPLATYDDDGVVLRECWLRCQQYADIFWRRWVTEYLPTLTCRSKWFEKAKPLAIGELVVVVDPANPRNVWPKGRIIEVYKSADGQVRKAKVMTTSGILERPAAKLAVLNVAQQME, encoded by the coding sequence ATGGCTGGTATTACTAATACAACTTCTATGATTGGTAAAGATGACCAAAAAGCAATCGATTTATTAGAAAAACATACTAAACAAATATCCAATGGCCATTATGAAACAGCTTTACTGTGGCGATATAATAATGTCAAATTACCCCAAAGCTTTGATATGGCTAAGAAAAGATTACTGTGCCTTGAGAAATCTTTGAAAAACAATAGAGAATTatttgatatatttaaaaaaacaattacagaatatttaaataaaggaTATATAACAAAAGTCAAGCAAAACTATAATGATGAAAAAATAGATCAAAATGTGTGGTATTTGCCAATCTTTCCTgtgttcaataaaaataaaccgaATAAAACCAGAATAGTATGGGACGCAGCAGCAAAATCGAATGGTGtttcattaaataattttctgctCAAAGGTCCTGACATGTTGGCGTCGCTTCCATCTATTCTATTTCGATTCCGTCAAAGAAAAGTAGCTGTATGCGGTGATATAGAACAAATGTTTCATCAGATTTTTATTCGCAAAGAAGATCGTAATGTACAGCGGTTTTTGTGGCGCAGTTGTGATGAAAATAAAGAACCAGATGTGTACATTATGAATGTGTTGATTTTTGGAGCATCATGTGCACCTTGTATATCACAATACGTAAAAAACCTAAATgcgtcaaaatttgaaaataaatatcctGAAGCCGCTGCTGCCATAAAAGATAATCACTATGTAGATGATTTTTTAGCTTCGACGGATAGTATAGAAGAAGCCAGTAAACTAGCAAAAGATGTTAGATACATCCATAGTCAAGCCGGTTTTAACATTAGAAATTGGTGTTCTAATAGCAACATTGTATTACAAGATTTAAATTCAAAGAAATCCACCAATAATATTTGCCTAAATATTAGCGATGGCCTTGATACAGAAAAAGTGCTTGGCGTATTCTGGGTTCCCGTTGACGATATGATAACATTTAAACTTTCATTATCAATTCTAAATAGTGACATTTTCCTCGGGAAAAAACAGCCAACAAAACGAgaagttttaagaattttaatgaGTATATACGACCCCCTAGGTCTAATTGGAAATGTTCTTATGTACTTAAAGATTGTTCTACAGGAAGTATGGAGAAGTGGTGTAGAATGGGATGAACCCATTTTAGAAGAGCAACACATTAAATGGAAAAACTGGATAACATTTTTACcacaattaaacaaaattaatatacccCGTTGCTATCTTCAAGAATTACCAAATTACAACAACATTGACGTTCAGTTACACACATTCGTTGATGCTAGCGAAAATGGCTATGCTGCTGTGTCGTATTTTAGAATCTTTAATGGTAATAAAGTTGTCGTATCATTAATTGGGTCGAAAACTAGAGTCGCACCATTGAAAGTAGTTTCAATACCACGATTAGAACTGATGGCGGCTGTAATTGGTGCCCGATTTGCCAATACCATTATTCAAAATCATTCTGTCAATATTAATCGAAAGGTATTTTGGTCAGATTCGCAAACTGTCTTGAGTTGGATACGCTCAGACCACCGAAAATATCATCAGTTTGTTGCCGTACGAATAAGCGAGATTTTAGACAATTCCGAGATAAACGAATGGTTATGGATATCTGGGAAAAATAATGTGGCTGACGAAGCAACTAAGTGGGCGAAGAAACCAGATATATCAGATTCTAGTCGCTGGATTAATGGTCcagaatttcttaaatttcctgAAAATAAATggcaatttaaaattacaaatttattacaaacagAACTGGAATTGAAACAACATAGTCTGCTTATACAAAGTGAAGAACTATTTATTAACGTTGAACGCTTTTCTCGCTGGTGTAGAGTTTTACGAACGACTGCATTTGTAATTCGCTTTTGTAATCGTCtgaaaaccaaacaaatagCTGGAAATGATGCGGAGTTAACACAAGATGAATTATTCAAGGCcgaattaattttattgaaacaaGCTCAACAACAAACGTTTTGTAATGAAATAAAGTGTATTCAACAGaacaaaaatttaccaaaaactagttttttatataaactatctCCATTTATTGATAATACTGGTGTACTTCGTGTGGCTGGAAGGATTGAAAATGCAGACATACCTGAAGAATTTAAGCATCCAGCTATTTTACCAAAATATTGTCGCATTACAAAACTACTAATATTGCACTACCATAATATTTACCATCACATTAACCACGAGACCGTCGTAAATGAAATACGGCAAAGATATTATATCCCAAAACTAAGAGTTGTTTGTAAACTTGTTGTACGACAATGCCAGATGTGTAAAGTGAAAAATGTTTTGCCAGTGTTTCCTCAAATGGCTAAGTTGCCCAGAGCTCGCCTTGGTGCCTTTCAGTCGCCTTTCACTTTTACGGGTCTGGATTTTTTTGGTCCCCTATATGTTACAGTGAATCGCCATAAGGAAAAAAGATATGGCGCTTTATTTACATGCCTGACAATTAGAGCTGTCCACATTGAAATTGTCCATACTCTCAACACAAGCTCATGTATTATGGCGATCCGTAATTTTACTGCACGTCGAGGACAACCAAGAGAATTTTTCAGCGATAATGGGACAAACTTTGTGGGGGCTGATCGTGAATTACAGGAAGCATTCAAGGAGGTGAACAAAAATGAATTGGTTCGTAACTTTACCAATTCAATTACAAAGTGGAATTTTAACCCACCATCTGCCCCCCATATGGGCGGGGCCTGGGAACGTTTGGTCCGTTCTGTAAAAACggtcctttacaaaataaaacatgaaaGGTGCCCATGTGATGAAACGTTAAAAAGTATGATGGCTGAGGTGGAAACCATTATTAACTCCCGACCATTAACTTATGTTCCAGTTGAAAGCGAAAATGGAGAAGCCATAACACCTAATCACTTTCTTTTGGGAAGTTCAAATGGCATTAAGCCTCTTGCTACATATGATGATGACGGTGTTGTTTTGCGAGAATGTTGGTTACGTTGTCAGCAGTATGCAGATATATTTTGGAGAAGATGGGTGACCGAATATTTGCCAACATTAACTTGCAGATCGAAGTGGTTCGAGAAAGCTAAACCATTAGCTATTGGCGAATTGGTGGTAGTGGTTGACCCTGCAAATCCAAGGAATGTGTGGCCCAAAGGACGAATCATAGAAGTATACAAGTCTGCAGATGGTCAAGTACGTAAAGCTAAAGTCATGACGACGTCTGGTATTTTAGAGAGACCTGCAGCTAAACTGGCAGTTTTGAACGTGGCTCAGCAAATGGAGTAA